In Cyprinus carpio isolate SPL01 chromosome A1, ASM1834038v1, whole genome shotgun sequence, the following proteins share a genomic window:
- the LOC109059946 gene encoding proline-rich extensin-like protein EPR1 isoform X5, producing MNTCGHLPVLCVLLLVFQGVFCSEFAERKYAVSMFKFHDDISSGDIFKSFWRNSKQRRSVKFVGDGQLQTQKTKPQFECGDRVLKLLLKHVDVTNIRFYGPQGDLLHLDHLAAFCGVSIKNTNTDVRLLFNYDSCYMRQELNKYVLSLSWYGADLDLSCPVSVTPPSITCKNNGMELIVGDGTADVLSVALHGEWAPLLYVATRCWHRKLSKQGDLIFLVPYTSCGVTGRDGRSDLKLKLKDKVITLSCPREPQREPDVYQKPPTGLPTKAIASQIVEEQAFPVEQLARNAARTPSQHRSPLLPKIPPLPGSFNLAVNFPFSLPIPTRQPHRDILKQVKHVTPALTYAPTAEPTVPSSEFSSNTQNGRSRVSYAQMQQERANPVTKAPKPESHYMQDLYNFEKPASTPQTEPYPASEYQLSRASVPSAAPYQPYGSAQNFPKPNPLQVNPALASLAHYIPPGYFLCSEDNQQPPIHPQMFQPPVPNQPLQYQNPIYQKPIYQKPDITLLAPANPDTPPMKEYSEHQLTSDVASSSLYSDTPLYQPSQHFQPPQYQRYFYQSSYDGRQGSTTPLSPTSQLIPINMQSQTRPYPAFQDSRPFQPQYYQKPSQPYGSIQQPWSTSHFPVKGLSQDSRRFMSASSQTPVYLQYQTGGDQSPNPYLRSVVHTPVTGISSRSQYQPSQFSKLPYPPLRPEVLSGDVSTEDAGSSFTGSFQPRFKSSIPSPPVHLPLREKTEAQVERPGEPRSRKPQNDTLSPLRPEVLSGKN from the exons ATGAATACTTGCGGCCATCTCCCAGTACTCTGtgttttattgttggtttttCAGGGTGTTTTCTGTAGCGAATTTGCCGAGAGGAAATACGCTGTGTCGATGTTTAAATTTCACGACGACATTTCAAGTGGCGATATCTTCAAGTCGTTTTGGCGAAACTCAAAACAGCGAAGAAGTGTGAAGTTTGTGGGAGATGGACAGCTGCAGACACAAAAAACTAAACCGCAATTTGAATGCGGCGACCGAGTCTTAAAACTTCTTCTAAAGCATGTAGATGTGACCAATATCCGATTTTATGGAC CACAGGGAGACCTGCTTCACTTGGACCATTTGGCAGCATTTTGTGGTGTTTCCATCAAGAATACAAACACTGATGTTCGCCTGCTGTTCAACTATGATTCCTGTTATATGAGACAAGAG CTAAACAAATATGTATTATCTCTGAGCTGGTATGGGGCAGATCTTGACCTGTCCTGTCCTGTAAGTGTGACTCCTCCCTCCATCACATGTAAGAACAATGGCATGGAATTGATTGTTGGTGATGGAACAGCAGATGTACTGTCAGTTGCAT TACATGGAGAATGGGCACCTCTGCTTTATGTGGCGACTCGATGCTGGCACCGGAAGCTGTCTAAGCAGGGAGATCTCATCTTCTTGGTTCCATATACAAGCTGTGGTGTCACCGGCAGA GATGGTCGTTCTGAtctgaaattgaaattaaaagacAAGGTGATCACACTGTCCTGTCCACGTGAGCCACAAAGGGAACCCGATGTATACCAAAAGCCACCAACTGGATTACCTACAAAAGCAATAGCCAGTCAGATAGTGGAGGAGCAAGCATTTCCTGTTGAGCAACTGGCACGAAATGCAGCTAGAACACCCTCTCAACACCGAAGTCCTTTGCTGCCTAAAATACCGCCTTTGCCTGGCTCTTTTAATCTAGCTGTAAACTTCCCATTTTCACTTCCCATACCAACACGGCAACCTCACAGAGACATTTTAAAACAGGTTAAACATGTGACTCCTGCACTGACTTATGCTCCGACCGCTGAACCTACTGTCCCGAGCTCCGAGTTTAGCTCCAATACTCAAAATGGACGGTCCCGTGTCTCTTATGCGCAGATGCAACAGGAACGTGCTAATCCGGTCACTAAGGCTCCTAAACCTGAATCTCACTACATGCAGGATCTGTATAATTTTGAAAAACCTGCTTCAACTCCTCAAACTGAGCCTTATCCTGCTTCAGAATATCAACTTTCAAGAGCGTCTGTCCCTAGTGCTGCACCATATCAGCCTTATGGGTCAGCTCAGAACTTTCCTAAACCTAATCCACTTCAAGTAAATCCTGCTTTAGCCAGCTTGGCACACTATATTCCACCTGGTTATTTCCTATGCTCCGAGGACAATCAACAACCACCGATTCACCCACAGATGTTTCAGCCTCCTGTTCCGAATCAGCCTTTGCAATATCAAAATCCTATTTATCAAAAGCCTATTTATCAAAAGCCTGATATTACTCTACTTGCACCTGCTAATCCTGATACACCTCCCATGAAAGAGTACTCGGAACATCAACTGACTAGTGATGTAGCTTCTAGCTCCCTTTATTCTGATACCCCACTTTACCAGCCATCTCAACATTTCCAGCCTCCTCAGTACCAGCGGTACTTTTACCAAAGTAGTTATGATGGTCGTCAAGGTTCCACCACACCCTTATCACCTACTTCTCAGCTTATTCCCATAAATATGCAGTCTCAAACAAGGCCATATCCTGCTTTCCAAGATTCAAGACCCTTCCAGCCACAATATTACCAAAAGCCTAGTCAACCTTATGGGTCAATCCAACAGCCGTGGTCAACCAGTCACTTTCCTGTTAAAGGGTTATCTCAAGACTCGAGACGATTTATGTCTGCTTCAAGCCAGACACCGGTATATCTCCAGTATCAGACTGGTGGAGACCAATCTCCAAATCCGTATCTGAGGTCTGTTGTCCATACCCCTGTCACAGGAATCTCAAGTCGTTCACAATACCAGCCCAGTCAGTTTTCCAAACTCCCATATCCACCGTTGAGACCAGAGGTACTTTCAGGTGATGTTTCCACAGAAGATGCTGGATCTAGTTTTACAGGATCTTTCCAGCCACGGTTTAAATCTTCAATTCCAAGTCCCCCTGTGCACCTTCCTTTACGGGAAAAAACTGAGGCACAGGTTGAAAGGCCAGGCGAACCAAGAAGTCGGAAGCCTCAGAATGACACCCTGTCACCATTGAGACCAGAGGTACTTTCAG GAAAAAACTGA